Below is a genomic region from Castanea sativa cultivar Marrone di Chiusa Pesio chromosome 2, ASM4071231v1.
TCTCTAAACATTTACTTGAAATTGGAGCATAAACCTGGAAGAAAAAAAGCCATTTTAGTGCTTACACACTTCAAATGATACATTCTCaataaaaactataacatattagTTTGAAGTATTTTAAACCTGTGCAATAAGACAGAGTTTGCTTCCACATGCACTACACTCAAGCAGATTGGGTCTCACAGCGTCTTTAGGAAGAGGCCAATCCTGTTTAGAAAGGTGGGGAAGAGATTAATAATAGCAcattttcagagagagagagagagagagagagagagagatacatacatatatatatatatatatatatatatatatatatatatatatatctgtgagCAGTTCAGTTGCAGTTACTTACAGGCAATCCACCAATTTTGGTTGTATAATGATCAGATAGTTCACAATGATCAGTGGCCCATGGTCCTGGCATGCCCAGAAAAACTGCACCCATCACGTACTCTACTCGAATGGAAACAGGAGCAATTGATTCAGTCCTACATCATCCTTGGATTACAAAACTAATAAGATAAACACTTATAATTCCATGCCAtgcataatgaaaaacaatttcaGTAGCCACAGTAAGTTGCAAAGACACCTGggatcacccaaaaaaaatatatatatatacacacacactaatgTAAAATAATTATCAAAACGAAAGCATAAAACTGCCATAAGCAAATTCTAGAGTGTAATACTCTCCATTTCATTTCTGATCATAAGAAGAGCAGAGAAATTTAAATGATTccatttttacatattttcaTTATTTGCAACCTACTTCCACTCAATTAAGCctgtaataataattatttggaTTAGATTTGCAAACTGTGAGTTTCTTATTCTTAAGAAACCAAAGTAACAATATTAACTTCCAACATTATAGCTGGTTTTCTTTTCCTGAATTTCCTCAGCAACCAAAGAGAGGGTATAACCCCAACTATCAACTAGGAACCATTTACTAAACCCAAGGAGTAGCTCAATCAACTAGGAACCACACCTCATGATGCTCATTGCGGAGGACACTTATTCAAATCTCCCTTCCCCCGAGGCCAAATTCACTTGTCAAAAAGTAAATATCATAAAACACCCATTGTAAGCAACGATAATTTGCTGATGAACACCACACACTAATGCCATCAATCATCTCTATTCTAAAACAGCAATCCCAAGAATGCTAACTTGACCTCAGAATCCCATAACCCCCACCCAAATTGCTTAATTAAAGCCTTAGAACTCAACAAGTCCTCATCTTGAACACACAATTCACTGTCCACCCTTTAAAAGAAACTACCATTTGAGCTTAGCTTCTTTGCCTTCTACAAAGGTTTCAACTTTTTATGCCTAATAgtaataagaaaagaaacccatTACTTATCTTCAATTTCTACTTACTCCAGAACACGTATCCCATAAATTCACTCCAAAGTTTACACATTTTTCACTTTCTATGCCTTCCTAGAGCCAACATATCAAATGGGGTTCTTTAGTATTGAGTTAACATAagctcaacaacaacaacaataacaacaaaagtaaaaaacctTTCAACATTCTGAAACAAATTTACCGTTTCCCATGAAACATTGTTCACAGAAACAGATAGCACCAGCATGagtaaccaaaaagaaaagtagaaaagCATATCCAACTAATAAATTTGGCGCCAAGTGttcaaataatgataataatatgaTTGTTGTGCCAATTCACGTACCTTCAACCCACAAACCAGCCGAAAAACCCAAATCGATAAACCAACGCAGCCGTAAATAAAAATCCAGATATGAGATTCGGTGGGTGAGTCGACGAcagtggaggtggaggtggagccGGTGATTGAAGATAATGAACTGAATGATTGGAccgaaaaaagaacaaaaaacagTGGAATCGATAATCGATGATTGGAGCCGACGGTGGTGGAGGTCGAGTCGGCGAGGAGTGGCGGTGGTGCTGGAGATGAGTGACGCCGAAAATCCTGAGAGTGAGAGGGGAAGGGGCTGTCGTagtcgagagagagagagagttgcgCGAAGAGAAGTGTAAAATTGTTTTACACTGTTTAggagtaaaatattttacgcttgagagagagaggggttattttcagttcaaaaaaaaaaaaaaaaagtggttatattggattcagatcctctctAGAgttcctaaccactctttaatgatttaatggtctaaattttgccatgtcagcatttcattaacaatcatcttaattgttttgtttacaacattattttattatttcaagaatattattaatgaaatgctgacatggcagaatctaaaccattaaatcattaaagagtggttagaatttaatgaactctattagtagagtaccctaagaactctagaggatctgaatccggTTATATTACGGTCGATTACATTTATCACGGTTACACGAAGGGGTATTAGCCAAACTGCACATATCACACAAATTTCATCAAAACTGCTCGGAAAATAGCATAATTATACCACACCGCATGGTGCGGTATAGTTtgcaattttataattaaaaaatgcacAAATTGCATTATACTTTTtccatatattaatatatttatttatttttaatattaaatatattatcaatagtttaataacccttgttttcaacaacaaaataaaacatagTTTGATAACCCTAACAAGTGTTAACTAGGAAAGTCagcccaaaataaataaaaaaaactagctcaatagtttagaacttgataaaaaaagttgtccaaaaatttgaaaaatgtatCAACTTCAAGCTATTCAAACCGCATCTTATAGACCGTATCAGAAAGAAGAGCAATAAGCTTCAAGTTCTAAGCTACAGCCAGAGCAAGACAAAGTATAAAGACTCAGTTGTTGCTTCTGTATAAACGACTTGTAGTTGATCAAACttgtaattgttttgttttagttCTTCTTTATGCTATTGGTAGTTTTAGTGTATAGTGATAATTATGGACACATGTTAGTAGCAAATGATATAGTTAGTAGCAGATGATATAGTTAGCTTTGGAGGAAATAGCTCCGTATAATTTGGGATTAGTTAGGTAGTTAATTCCAGTATAAATACCTATGATTGTACAGATTTCTTTTAATCAATACAATACAGTTTTCATCAAACTTCATATGGTATCAAAGCACTCTGATTTTTCATATTCTTCTAGTCTCTTTCCAGATTCTTCTTTCAGATTTTCTTTTCACACTTGATTTTTCTCGTGATTTTTCTTCTAAGATTTTCTCGTTTTTGGATTCAGAATCATCTTAGTTTCATTCTGAAGAAGATTCGTCTCagattttttgtttaatcttGATTTTTCTTTAGAATTCAGCAAGTTCATCTTCCAAGCTTGAAGTTCTTCAATGGCAACCACTGCAAATTCTGCTTCTATTACTACAATTGATGAATCACATCCTTTCTTCTTACATTACGGAGAGAATCCAGGTGCAATTCTTGTTGCTCAACCTCTAGTCAATGATAACTATGCTAGTTGGGCTAAATCAATGCAGTGAGCTTTGGGAGCTAAAAGCAAATTAGGGTTTATTGATGGAAGTCTCTCGCTTACTCCTTCCATGGCAAAAAATCCATTACTTGCTCAAGCTTGGACCAAGTGCAAAAATATGGTTGCATCTTGGATATTGAATTGTGTTTCTCCAAAGATTCTTGCGAGTGTTGTTTACAAGAACACTACTTTAGAGGTTTGGACTAATCTCAAGAATCAGTTTTCTCAAAAGAATGGACCAAAACTTTTTCAGCTTCAGAAGGAGCTTGCAACGATTACTCAAGGAGATCTCTCTGTCACAGATCATTTCACTCAGTTGAATGCTCTGTcggatgaaattgaaaattacagaGCTTTACCATGTTGTACCTGTGGTTTTTGCACCTACTCAATCGATGAGAAATTGACACAATATCAATTGCAAGATTCAGTGATGCAGTTTCTTATGGGACCCAATGAGACATATAGTCAGGTTTGGGGGCAAATTTTGTTGATGGACCCTCTCCCTTCAGTCAATAGGGTGTATTCTTTATTGATTCAAGATGAGAGCCAAAGATCAATTGGTCATTCCACTGGTGCATACATTGAATCCACTGCTTTGGCAACCAAGTCATCTGCTGGTGCTATTGGTTTTGGAAACACTTATGGTAATAATTCAGGTGCTAAAGGCAATAAGTACAAAGGAAAGGAGAGGCCAATGTGTAGCCATTGTAGGGTCATAGGCCACACCATAGAGAAATGCTACAAGCTCCACGGCTATCCTCCTGGTTACGAACCCAAAGGCAAGAGTGCAAAGGCTAATCAAGTTGGAGGACCTGATTTTGGAGCAAACTTTGGTGTTATAGAGCCAAATTCTACTTTTGTGCCACACTCTTTTCCTTCCCAAGCTTTTCCTTTTACTGCAGAACAGTGTCAGAGGATTTTGGCTATGATTAAGGGTTTGAGCACTAGTCATGGTAATATGGCAGCACCTGAAGTTGTTCCCAATGCAATGGCCAACAGTGTCACAGCCACTACTCCACTTGCAGGTACCTCCTTCAGCTTAAAGCATTATGTTTTTGCTGCTAAGGTAGTGAATAGAAATGCTTTTAGTTACAATACTTGGGTTTTAGATTCAGGTGCCACTGATCATATAATCTGTTATGTTAGCCGATTAGCTTCTGTCACTGCTTTAACCCAGTGTGTTGTTGAGTTGCCTAATGGTGAAAGTGCTCAAGTGACTCACATTGGCACAGTCAAGCTTTCTTCAACCTTAATACTTGATCATGTTCTGTGTgtcccttcttttctttcaatttgtTGTCTATTAGCAAATTGACTCAACAATTGTCATATTGCCTTGTTTTCCTCtctcaattttgttttatcCAGGACCTTTCATCTTGGAAGACGATTGGAGTAGGTGAAGTGCATAATGGCCTCTACTTGTTGCAAAGATTAGATTGCATCAGTTCCTCTTCTCTGGCAGATCATCTCCTGAAACACAAGTCTAGTCATTCTTTTCCTTCTGTTAATTCTATAACTAATATGCCTAGTGTGTGGCATTTTAGGTTAGGTCACCCTTCCATGAATAAGCTGCTATCTTTGCAAGACAGTTTGTCTGTTTCCTTTGATTCTTGTACTGATGTTTGTACCATTTGTCCTAAGGCAAAACAGAAAAGGTTACCATTTCCCTTTAATAATAACTTTTCTACTTCTGCATTTGATCTTGTTCATGTTGATATATGGGACCTTATTCTATTTCTACTCATGAAGGTTTTAAGAATTTCTTGTCCATTGTTAATGATGCTACTAGATGTACTTGGATTTATCTTTTAAAGACTAAATTTGAGGTTAGAGGGTACCTTGTGTCTTTCTATAAATTGATTCAAACTCAATTTGGTACCAACATCAAATCTATTAGGTCTGATAATGGACAAGAGTTTCTCCTTTCTGATTTTTACTCTGCTCATGGTATAATTCACCAAAAGAGCTGTGCTTACACTCTTCAACAAAATTCTGTTGTGGAGAGAAAACATCGGCATCTTTTGTCTATTGCTAGAGCACTTAGAATTCAATCCAATGTTCCTTTATGCTATTAGGGAGATTGCATTCTCACTGCAGCCCATATTATCAACAGATTACCCTCTCCTATTCTCCAAAACAAATCTCCTTTTAAGCTTTTGTTCCATATTAAGCTTTCCTATGATCACTTGAGAGTGTTTGGTTGCTTGTGTTACTCTTCCACTATTGCTGTTCATAGAGACAAGTTTCAACCTAGGTCACAAGCTTGTGTTCTATTGGGTTATCCTCCTGCCACAAAGGGTTATAAACTTCTTAATCTTACTTCTAGATAAGTTTTCATTTCTAGGGATGTGATCTTCTATGAGTccattttcccttttatttctttggatTCTGTGTATTCTACTCCATCTACTACTTCCCTTCCTCCTATCTCAGATTCTGCTCTTACTACATTTCCTTTGGATTCTACTTCCTCACCTGTGTTTcatgtttcttttcttaatgATCAACATTTTGCTCCTGATGTTGATTTAGATTCTGATACTGAGGATGATGTTGTCCCTAGCTcatcaccatctatttcacTTCAGGGTGCCCATCTTGCTGATCCTATTTCCCAACCTGCTCCTATCTCCTCCTCGGACTCTCTTCCTCAGTCCACTCTGCCAGATTCCTCCCGCCATACTGATTTTCCTACTGCTTCTTCTCCTCAAcaatcttcttcttcacaaCCAGCTTCTTCAGTTAAGCCTTCTTTGGTTGTCCAGCCCCAACTTCCTGAACAAGGTTTTAGAAGGTCTGCCAGGGTATCTCATAAGCCATCTTATTTGCAGTCTTATCATTGCAACCAGGTGTGTACTTCCTCCTTGTCTCCATCTCTTCCTAAGAAAGGTACTTCTCATCCACTTCagaattttctttcttattctaAACTTTTTGCCACCCATAGACACTTTTGCAACTCTATTTCTTCTGTTGTAGAACCTACTACCTATACCCAGGCTGTTCAAGATCCCAAGTGGAGGGAGGCTATGGCTGCTGAGATTGCTGCCTTAGAAGCTAATAATACTTGGTCTTTGACTCCTTTACCAACTCATAAGAAGCCTATAGGCTGTAAATGGGTGTATAAGATCAAACATAAGGCAGATGGGAGCATAGAAAGGTATAAGGCTAGACTTGTTGCCAAGGGATTCACTTAAAGAGAGGGTTTAGACTACTTAGAAACCTTTTCCCCTGTGGCCAAGATGGTGTCAGTTAAAGCTCTGCTTGCTATGGCTGCTGTGAAAAGTTGGTGCTTATCTCAACTTGATGTAAACAATGCTTTCCTACATGGGGAGCTTGATGAGGAAGTCTACATGATTTTGCCCCCAGGCTTTCACAACAAGGGGGAGGTGGTTTGTAAATTGAGTAAGTCTTTATATGGTCTCAAACAAGCATCCAAGCAGTGGTTTTCCAAGTTCTCTCATGCTTTGGTTCAGCTGGGTTTTCAACAGTCCAAGGCAGATTACTCCCTTTTCACAAGACAAACTTCTAGTAGTTTTATTGCACTGTTGGTATATGTAGATGATGTGCTTATTGCTAGTGACAATGTGAAGGAAGTAGATGAGCTTAAAGTGCTGCTGGATAGACAATTCAAGCTTAAGGACTTAGGGGATTTAAAGTTCTTCTTGGGTTTAGAGATAGCAAGATCCAAAGAAGGCATACACTTGTGTCAAAGGAAGTATGCCTTAGAGCTTTTAGAGGATGCAAGGCTCTTAGGTTGTAAGCCTGCAAAGACACCTATAGAGCATACTTTGAAACTGAGTAAGTTTGAAAGGAAGGAATTGAAGGATCCTAGCATGTATAGAAGGCTAATTGGGAGGCTGCTTTACTTAACTATCACAAGGCCTGACATCACATTTGCAGTCCATAAACTTAGTCAATTTATGGCTAAGCCTAGAATGCCACACCTTCAAGCTGCAAATAGAGTTCTACACTATATCAAAGGTACACTTGGACAGGGTTTGTCGTTCACTAGTCAATCTGAATTGCATATCAAGGCTTTTGCTGATGCAGATTGGGCTGCATGCCCTGATACCCAAAGATCCACTACAGGTTAAGTCTTCCTTGGAGATTATCTTGTTTCTTGGAAATCTAAGAAGCAACAAACTGTTTCAAGGTCCTCAGCAGAGTTAGGATATAGAGCAATGGCTGATGCTATTTGTGAAATTGTGTGGTTGCTTAGTTTTCTTAAGGATATTAAGGTTGCACATCCTAAGGCAGCTCTGCTCTTTAGTGACAGTCAGGCTGCCTTACACATTAGGGCAAATCCTGTGTTCCATGAGAGGACAAAACACATTGAGATAGACTGCCACATTGTCAGGGATAAAGTCTTAGCTAAGGTGATAAGGCTGCTACATGTTAGAACTAAGGCTCAAGTTGGAGATTTATTAACAAAAGCTCTAGGTTCTCAACAGTTTTCTCATTTGCTGTCCAAGATGAACTTGGTGAATATACATTCCCCTGTTCttcttgagggggagtatcaGAAAGAAGAGCTACAAGCTTCAAGTTCTAAGCTACAGCCAGAGCAAGACAAAGTATAAAGACTCAGTTGCTGCTTCTGTATAAACAACTTGTAGTTGATCAGACTTGTAATTGTTATATTTTAGTTCTTCTTTATGCTACTGGTAGTTTTAGTGTATAGTGATATTTATGGACACATGTTAGTAGCAGATGATGTAGTTAGTAGCAGATGATATAGTTAACTTTGGAGGAAATAGCTCATTAGCTCCGTATAATTTGGGATTAGTTAGGTAGTTAATTCTAGTATAAATACCTCCGACTGTACAAATTTCCTTTAATCAATACAATACAGTTTTCATCAAACTTCATAGACCGCACCgcacatgtgaccgcaaaaatgaggTACATACGGTTATGGTTTTAGCTAAATTTTAAACCGCATTGCACCACACTGCACCGCACCGCACATGTAACTGCAAAAATAAGATGTGGTATAGTTATGATTTTAGTTAAACCGCACCTCAAAGTGTGGTGTTAAAAATGACCTAAAACCGCACCGTACCGCAAACACCTTTGCGTCAACTTATATCCAAATAaatatagtaaaatatataaaatatttttcgaaaaatattttacatatcccaatttaatttattgcctcaattattaatttagtcattttacttatttgataatttgtttttcttttgttattgtttCAAAAAGAAATGTCAAATAAGGGATATTGATTAATGAACATTGATcccatcaaaataataataaaaataataacgaACATTAATTTGTatcccatttatttattttgaaaaataaaacaaaaaaattatatatatatatatatgtgtgtgtatatatatatatatatgactttaAAATGACATCATTTCTAATATAAACTATTCGCTAACTTGTGCAATGCACGAGAAAGCTATTGAGTGTGagattttaagaatattatattatattttttttgtgataatcTAAGTGATTATTTgacattatcaaataaaatgaatattgacCTGTCAGTCTTCAACCTTCAATGGGATTTTATACTGGAAAAAGTGAcatttcttaaagaaaaaaaattaatcaacaaaattgtgccctatatttttcattatactaaaaattattaaattatttagtaatatatatagttaaaaaattactcaaaatcTCATTTCCATCTTGTACGCATAGATAATCTCATGTTGGTTTAGTATGAACAATCAAGCATAAACTACTATACATAATGAGATAAAAAAACCATTAAGtagaaattttcaaaactaaatataaatatttttttttttgctaaactaaATATAAATACATTAAAACAGTAGACGACactattataaactatattACATTCACTTTTAATAACATATACGTTTACTCAATCATTCTTGACTCAACGATACAGTAAcagttatagatttttttttttttattgattgatcTGTGGTGATATTTTTGAAGGATTGACCTTTGGTGATTTGGAATGTGTTAAAAAGGAGAATTTTTGAAGGATTGATCTTTTGAAGGCATATGACACTCGGTCATGGAAAGGCTTTCATGCATCGAGTTGGGATATAATGATTGTGTTGATAGCTGTCATCAGTAGTCAAAGGTGGAGAATGGTGGTTTGGAGAGCGAGTTTGACCGTGGGTCTTTGTTTTGAAAGAAGGAGAAGGGGAACGGTGGAGGAAGGAAAAGGGGTTTGCATTTTGTCTCTCAAAGGTGGAGATCGGTGGTTTGGGAAGCAGGTTTGGTCATGGGTCTTTGTTTTGGAGGAAGGAGAAGGGCTCTGTGTTTATGTATCGAGTTTTacggataaaaaaaaattagattttgtgttttaattattatcaggttttagaaatataattttatttttttatttaaataatgctgatgtgtaaaaatgtgatagctctaaaaaaagttaaaggCTAAGTCAAAGGtctcagttatatatatatatatatatatatatatatatatatatatatatatatatatattatatagatgtGCTAATTTCGACTTTCAACATTTAAAATCTAAGTTAATTTTATTCTTAGAAACTGGTTTCAAAAGTGtatggac
It encodes:
- the LOC142625227 gene encoding uncharacterized protein LOC142625227; amino-acid sequence: MVASWILNCVSPKILASVVYKNTTLEVWTNLKNQFSQKNGPKLFQLQKELATITQGDLSVTDHFTQLNALSDEIENYRALPCCTCGFCTYSIDEKLTQYQLQDSVMQFLMGPNETYSQVWGQILLMDPLPSVNRVYSLLIQDESQRSIGHSTGAYIESTALATKSSAGAIGFGNTYGNNSGAKGNKYKGKERPMCSHCRVIGHTIEKCYKLHGYPPGYEPKGKSAKANQVGGPDFGANFGVIEPNSTFVPHSFPSQAFPFTAEQCQRILAMIKGLSTSHGNMAAPEVVPNAMANSVTATTPLAGTSFSLKHYVFAAKVVNRNAFSYNTWVLDSGATDHIICYVSRLASVTALTQCVVELPNGESAQVTHIGTVKLSSTLILDHDLSSWKTIGVGEVHNGLYLLQRLDCISSSSLADHLLKHKSSHSFPSVNSITNMPSVWHFRLGHPSMNKLLSLQDSLSVSFDSCTDVCTICPKAKQKRDVIFYESIFPFISLDSVYSTPSTTSLPPISDSALTTFPLDSTSSPVFHVSFLNDQHFAPDVDLDSDTEDDVVPSSSPSISLQGAHLADPISQPAPISSSDSLPQSTLPDSSRHTDFPTASSPQQSSSSQPASSVKPSLVVQPQLPEQGFRRSARVSHKPSYLQSYHCNQVCTSSLSPSLPKKGTSHPLQNFLSYSKLFATHRHFCNSISSVVEPTTYTQAVQDPKWREAMAAEIAALEANNTWSLTPLPTHKKPIGCKWVYKIKHKADGSIERYKARLVAKGFT